One genomic region from Bacilli bacterium encodes:
- a CDS encoding polysaccharide biosynthesis C-terminal domain-containing protein: MKKGTTKVNIVFQAIYQIVIFVTPLVISPYLSRVLGATQLGIYAFSNSIAYYFLIASNLGISKYGQRMIAQTRDDKEKLRVNFWSLYTLHAFASFFSQAVYVILLFTVFKSQITIYSITFIYVLSATFDITWLFYGRQNFKFVTTVGTFLAILKLSLIFVFVKSENNLTTYMEITYLTTFLSQVILFIAAIREVKPIKLTFSDIKPHIAPILYFALAVIAVSLYNVFDKTLLGLMSTKENVAYYEFASRIVNVPMVLCGVLGTVLFPKICELNAEGKIEQAKNYSLVSLMLITFFSVGATFGILAVGKPFSIYYYGSDFVTSGYCMMALSPIIYFVSIGDLFRTQYLIPQKKDKKYVFSIIIAAITNIVISLALIPILDIYGAIIGTIAAEIVGQIMQIFFARKYISPRIVIGNLIPFLVIGSIMYGSIVLIGNYMGDSLLNLVFEILLGIVVYSALGSIYIFRISPSREFYKVFFHLKKGIEKEK; encoded by the coding sequence ATGAAGAAAGGGACGACAAAAGTAAATATTGTTTTTCAGGCTATTTATCAGATTGTTATTTTTGTAACACCGCTTGTTATCTCACCATATCTCTCCCGTGTTTTAGGTGCGACCCAACTTGGCATTTATGCTTTTTCGAATTCTATCGCTTATTATTTTTTGATTGCTTCAAATCTTGGAATTTCTAAATATGGACAGAGGATGATAGCTCAAACAAGGGATGATAAGGAAAAGTTGCGTGTAAATTTTTGGTCATTGTATACTCTACATGCTTTTGCATCTTTTTTTTCTCAGGCGGTTTATGTAATTTTACTTTTTACTGTATTTAAATCGCAAATAACAATTTATTCAATTACATTCATATATGTTTTATCTGCTACTTTTGATATTACTTGGCTCTTCTATGGAAGACAAAATTTTAAATTTGTTACGACAGTTGGGACATTTTTAGCCATTTTGAAATTATCTTTAATTTTTGTTTTTGTTAAATCGGAGAATAATCTTACGACTTATATGGAAATTACTTATTTGACAACATTTTTATCACAAGTAATTCTATTTATTGCGGCCATAAGAGAAGTAAAGCCAATCAAATTAACTTTTTCTGACATAAAGCCACATATAGCGCCAATCTTGTATTTTGCTTTAGCTGTAATAGCAGTTAGTTTATATAATGTTTTCGATAAAACTTTGCTTGGTCTTATGTCTACAAAGGAAAATGTGGCATATTATGAGTTTGCGAGCAGAATTGTGAATGTACCAATGGTGTTGTGTGGCGTTTTAGGAACAGTTTTATTTCCAAAAATATGCGAATTGAACGCGGAAGGAAAAATAGAGCAAGCAAAAAATTATTCATTGGTTTCACTAATGCTAATTACCTTCTTTTCTGTTGGGGCTACATTTGGAATATTGGCTGTTGGGAAGCCCTTTTCGATTTATTATTATGGAAGTGATTTTGTTACATCTGGCTATTGTATGATGGCGTTGAGTCCAATAATATATTTTGTTAGCATCGGTGATTTGTTTAGAACGCAATACCTAATTCCGCAGAAAAAGGATAAGAAGTATGTTTTTAGCATAATTATTGCAGCAATAACTAATATTGTCATTTCGCTTGCCTTGATTCCTATTTTGGATATTTATGGAGCTATAATTGGTACTATAGCTGCAGAAATTGTCGGACAAATTATGCAAATATTTTTTGCGAGGAAATACATTTCTCCAAGAATTGTCATTGGTAATTTGATTCCTTTCTTGGTTATTGGTAGCATAATGTATGGAAGTATTGTTCTTATCGGAAATTATATGGGTGATAGTTTGCTAAATTTGGTTTTTGAAATCTTATTGGGAATTGTTGTTTATTCTGCCTTAGGCTCAATTTATATTTTTCGCATTTCTCCTAGTCGCGAATTTTACAAAGTCTTTTTTCATTTAAAAAAAGGTATTGAAAAGGAAAAATAA
- a CDS encoding acyltransferase, with product MIIKEMAKKILFGHKSNSQSLCRFLRKKGVIIGNGVFFFNPRQTHIDLTRPYLVSFGNNVKISTGFVLLTRDFGWSVIKGINGSIVGNAKPVSIGSNVFFGFNVLVLGGVTVGDNVVIGAGSVVTKSIPSNEVWAGNPAHFICSIEQYISKRESLLLHDAEVQFIYYYQRFKRIPKEEEFHEFFTLWHNPNEQNLNKAFSKKLYVNGYNSALTDCYYNNHSTKIFSSYQEFIDHCFKIISQKQK from the coding sequence ATGATTATAAAAGAGATGGCTAAGAAAATCTTATTTGGGCACAAATCAAACTCACAATCTTTATGTAGGTTTTTGCGGAAAAAAGGAGTGATTATTGGCAATGGAGTTTTTTTCTTTAATCCAAGACAAACACATATTGACTTAACTAGACCATATTTAGTCTCGTTTGGAAACAATGTAAAAATATCTACGGGTTTTGTTCTTCTAACACGTGATTTTGGTTGGTCAGTTATCAAAGGTATTAATGGATCAATTGTTGGCAACGCGAAACCGGTAAGCATTGGTAGTAATGTTTTTTTTGGTTTTAATGTTCTTGTTCTTGGCGGAGTAACAGTTGGTGATAATGTTGTTATTGGCGCGGGATCAGTCGTAACAAAAAGTATCCCCAGTAATGAAGTATGGGCTGGAAATCCTGCACACTTTATCTGCAGCATAGAGCAATACATATCCAAACGGGAATCACTTTTACTTCATGACGCTGAGGTTCAATTCATATACTATTATCAACGTTTTAAACGCATTCCAAAAGAAGAAGAATTTCATGAATTTTTTACTTTGTGGCATAATCCAAATGAGCAGAATCTTAATAAGGCTTTTTCAAAAAAATTATATGTAAATGGATATAATAGTGCATTAACTGATTGCTATTATAATAATCACTCAACAAAAATATTTTCATCATATCAAGAATTCATTGATCATTGTTTTAAGATTATTTCCCAGAAACAGAAATAA
- a CDS encoding sugar-transfer associated ATP-grasp domain-containing protein, with the protein MRKLIKALKGLYAKFYIFCLKHREIKKFRSKKRKKIFKTITLTKDQKKQIDFYFKKYYGKKIPYTWHRHYTAFTGNFDYRYMPELLCIPLLENVISREYYQKAMEDKNNLFFLTQGTDSIRTPKTFLSKINGIYRNGNLQLISYQEALSILKNAEKCFIKPSIDSSSGRGCAILDIKDGVDLVSKSNIESIFKKYGNDFIVQEQIVPNKVISIFNPSSVNTFRVITYILKDGTIKNTPTTFRMGRNNSFLDNAHAGGIFLSVDDEGNFGPIAFTEFNQKFSEHPDSHVKFEGYKVEQFPSVLLAAKSMHALIPQIRIVNWDITINENGELILLEANMRGGSAWLPQMSSGKGMFGDDIWELLSEVRKK; encoded by the coding sequence ATGAGGAAACTAATTAAAGCATTGAAAGGACTATATGCAAAATTTTACATTTTTTGTCTTAAGCATCGAGAAATAAAGAAATTTAGAAGTAAGAAAAGAAAAAAGATTTTTAAAACAATCACCTTAACAAAAGATCAAAAAAAGCAAATAGATTTTTATTTTAAGAAGTATTATGGGAAAAAAATTCCTTATACTTGGCATAGACATTACACTGCTTTTACTGGTAATTTTGATTATAGATATATGCCGGAATTATTGTGTATACCACTTTTAGAAAATGTGATTTCAAGAGAATATTATCAGAAGGCAATGGAAGATAAAAACAATTTATTTTTCTTGACGCAAGGAACAGATTCTATTAGAACGCCAAAAACGTTTTTGTCGAAGATAAACGGAATTTATCGAAATGGAAACTTGCAGTTGATTTCTTATCAAGAAGCACTTTCAATCTTAAAGAATGCTGAAAAGTGTTTTATTAAACCCTCTATCGACTCAAGTTCTGGACGCGGATGTGCGATTCTCGATATTAAAGATGGAGTCGATTTAGTATCGAAATCAAATATTGAATCAATTTTTAAAAAATATGGCAACGATTTTATTGTTCAAGAGCAGATTGTTCCCAATAAAGTAATTAGTATTTTTAATCCATCAAGCGTTAATACATTTAGAGTAATTACTTACATTTTAAAAGATGGAACAATAAAAAACACGCCCACGACATTTAGAATGGGACGAAACAATTCTTTTTTAGATAATGCTCACGCTGGTGGTATATTTCTCTCCGTAGATGATGAGGGAAATTTTGGGCCGATTGCCTTTACTGAATTTAACCAAAAATTTTCCGAGCATCCGGATTCACATGTTAAATTTGAAGGTTATAAAGTTGAGCAATTTCCTTCTGTTCTCTTGGCAGCAAAATCCATGCACGCTTTGATTCCTCAAATAAGAATAGTAAACTGGGATATTACAATTAATGAAAATGGAGAATTAATTCTCTTGGAAGCTAATATGAGAGGTGGTAGCGCTTGGTTGCCACAAATGTCATCTGGAAAAGGAATGTTTGGAGACGATATTTGGGAGCTCCTTTCAGAAGTTAGAAAAAAGTAA
- a CDS encoding ATP-grasp fold amidoligase family protein has product MDDRQYVEEMFFLKNGYHLNLDNPSSFNDYIQILKLKWRNDLAKICADKYLVRNYVISLGFEDSLPKLYGVYDSFSQIDFDTLPNSFVVKTNNDSGGVFLVQDKSKLNIKKADKLISKHMKSNGFSNIYKEWVYSGIKKKIIVEEYIKTVDGCAPKDYKFFCFDGEPRFLFVAANRDKNVTFDFFDLEWNHLPVMNEHFNSKQPLLKPSNFDEMVELSRKLSANFPAVRIDLYSENNKIYFGEFTFFHFGGVSSFYPLKYNEIFGKYFEGIMEKYNIK; this is encoded by the coding sequence ATGGACGATAGACAATATGTTGAAGAGATGTTTTTTCTTAAAAACGGCTATCACTTAAATCTTGATAACCCAAGTTCTTTTAACGACTATATTCAAATATTGAAATTAAAATGGAGAAATGATTTAGCTAAAATTTGTGCTGATAAATACCTTGTTCGTAATTATGTGATTTCACTCGGATTTGAAGATTCCTTGCCAAAACTATATGGGGTTTACGACTCCTTTAGTCAAATTGATTTCGACACGCTTCCCAATTCTTTTGTTGTTAAAACAAATAATGATTCTGGTGGAGTTTTTTTGGTACAAGATAAAAGTAAATTGAATATTAAAAAAGCTGATAAACTAATTAGTAAGCATATGAAGTCAAATGGTTTTTCTAATATTTATAAAGAGTGGGTCTATTCTGGAATTAAGAAAAAGATTATTGTCGAAGAATACATTAAGACAGTTGATGGATGCGCACCAAAGGACTATAAGTTTTTTTGCTTTGATGGCGAGCCAAGATTCTTGTTCGTTGCGGCCAATCGCGACAAAAATGTCACTTTTGATTTTTTTGATTTGGAATGGAATCATCTACCAGTCATGAATGAACATTTTAACTCAAAACAACCTTTGCTTAAACCAAGCAATTTTGACGAAATGGTTGAATTATCCAGGAAATTATCCGCCAATTTTCCGGCTGTAAGAATTGATTTATACTCGGAAAACAACAAGATATATTTTGGAGAGTTTACTTTTTTCCATTTTGGAGGAGTCTCATCCTTTTATCCATTAAAGTATAATGAAATATTTGGAAAGTACTTTGAAGGAATAATGGAGAAATATAATATTAAATAA